GTCGCGCGGCCAAAACCTCAATATCGCTTCCGGATCGCCGATCCCGGGTAGTAGTGACGCAGGATGTTCTCGCCGGCGATTCCGAGCCGAGCCATCCCGAGCGCTCCGGTCTGGCACAATCCGACCCCGTGGCCGTTGCCGGCTCCGCTCACGACGACGGCGAGCGCACGGCGAGTGGCCGGATCGCGGCGGACGTCGAGCTTGATCAGCGTCGAGCGCAGGATCGAGCCGGGCTTTCCGCCCCGCCTGAGCACCATTCGCAGCGAATGCGCCGGAATCTCGATGCGGCCGCGGCTCGTCACGATGTCGAGACGCCACACCCGGCCCGAAGTCGAACGCGAGTGCACGCGCACGTCGAGCAGCCGCCCGAGCCCGCCGCTCGGCAATCGGATGGCATGACCCGGCCCGAACCGCCTCAGGTTCTCGAGGAACTCGGCAGCCGTCCACTCCTCGCGCCAGCGGTAGTGCGGTGAGGCCGAGCAGTAGTCGGCTCCGGTTCCTCGATCGAGATGGCTGGTGAGATAGCGGCGCGCGGGCTCCGGCCACGCCTCCCACACCTCCGCGCTGATTCCGCCGCAGGTCGAGCTGTAGTTGGCGCGCACCGGCTCGCCCTCGCTCTCGGCGACCTGGCCG
This window of the Candidatus Eisenbacteria bacterium genome carries:
- a CDS encoding SpoIID/LytB domain-containing protein codes for the protein PRPAPEPLPIPVPGEPSLTIGLAWDLDSLTLDPLGEADIDGRESVVLPERGWVRAEVRAGGVRLDLIGAEPRTRPMAAGETLWVRPRANADGEAGLTRWKGRTWRGDLKLFRNARGKLTLATRVPLETYLLGVLPYEIGPLADSLLEAGRAQAIAARSFTLYYLGRRGIEGFDLFGTVEDQVYGAVDGEKPLATRCVSTTSGQVAESEGEPVRANYSSTCGGISAEVWEAWPEPARRYLTSHLDRGTGADYCSASPHYRWREEWTAAEFLENLRRFGPGHAIRLPSGGLGRLLDVRVHSRSTSGRVWRLDIVTSRGRIEIPAHSLRMVLRRGGKPGSILRSTLIKLDVRRDPATRRALAVVVSGAGNGHGVGLCQTGALGMARLGIAGENILRHYYPGSAIRKRY